The Thermococcus stetteri genome has a segment encoding these proteins:
- a CDS encoding ATP-binding cassette domain-containing protein, whose translation MRRRPLLIEGNEEKIGFILDSEVLNVLLTGEENLKFFYELYNGRKPKENVISSVLERIGLSTERKKKVLNYSKGMKKRLEIGRLLLYRPEALLLDEPFSGLDSGGKELLMGVLMSIKNKGTAVLIVSHEMEFALDLADRVMLMVDGRLLAQFKPEEFSRAYVVSGDGVEKLGGITLGPRSVILISPEGVDELIRRCREKGIVVEEVTPLIKAIRRES comes from the coding sequence GTGCGGAGGAGACCCCTACTCATCGAAGGAAACGAGGAAAAAATTGGCTTTATTCTGGACTCCGAAGTGTTGAATGTGCTCCTGACTGGAGAGGAGAACCTTAAATTTTTCTATGAACTCTACAACGGAAGAAAGCCCAAGGAAAACGTCATATCATCCGTGCTGGAAAGAATTGGTCTTTCTACGGAAAGAAAGAAAAAGGTGCTTAACTACTCTAAAGGTATGAAAAAACGCTTGGAAATCGGCAGATTACTTTTATACCGTCCAGAGGCCCTTCTTCTCGATGAACCATTCTCTGGATTGGACAGTGGCGGAAAAGAGCTCCTCATGGGGGTTCTTATGAGTATAAAAAACAAAGGAACGGCCGTGCTCATTGTCTCTCATGAGATGGAGTTTGCGCTGGACCTGGCAGACAGAGTCATGTTGATGGTAGACGGCCGATTGTTGGCCCAGTTTAAACCAGAGGAGTTCTCAAGGGCATATGTGGTCTCGGGGGATGGAGTTGAAAAACTCGGCGGAATAACCTTAGGGCCACGGAGTGTCATTCTTATATCCCCGGAGGGGGTTGACGAGTTGATCAGAAGGTGCAGGGAAAAAGGGATTGTAGTCGAAGAGGTAACGCCCCTGATAAAAGCCATTAGGAGGGAGAGTTAA
- a CDS encoding ATP-binding cassette domain-containing protein produces the protein MIEYSKVSYTVNGRDVLREINLKVEPGECLLLVGPNGSGKARS, from the coding sequence ATGATTGAGTACAGTAAAGTTTCATACACTGTAAATGGCCGGGACGTCCTTAGGGAGATTAACCTGAAGGTTGAACCCGGGGAATGCCTTCTCCTTGTCGGCCCAAACGGGAGTGGGAAAGCACGCTCATAA
- a CDS encoding ATP-binding cassette domain-containing protein produces the protein MEKNLKFIAELWGISRQEADKRINYALKLLNLDEKRHEWYQKLSAGMRQKVYLALPFIIQPEVLILDEPTVYLDAFTRREVWSAILELSKDFNTTYPDSTQPQRGRKAMR, from the coding sequence GTGGAAAAGAACCTTAAGTTCATAGCTGAACTATGGGGAATTTCAAGGCAAGAAGCAGATAAAAGAATTAACTATGCCCTTAAGCTCTTGAACTTGGATGAAAAAAGGCACGAGTGGTACCAAAAGCTCTCCGCCGGAATGAGGCAGAAAGTCTACCTCGCATTGCCCTTCATCATCCAGCCTGAGGTTCTTATCCTGGATGAACCCACTGTGTATTTAGATGCCTTCACGAGAAGAGAAGTATGGAGCGCGATTCTTGAGCTTTCGAAGGATTTCAACACCACATACCCTGACAGCACACAACCTCAACGAGGCCGAAAAGCTATGCGATAG
- the purQ gene encoding phosphoribosylformylglycinamidine synthase I: MVKFAVVVFPGTNCDFETEMAIQKAGAEAERVWYKASLKDFDGVVLPGGFSYADYLRAGAIAARQEIMEEVRELARDGKPVLGICNGFQILTEAGLLPGALRPNKTPRFICRWVHLRVADTETPFTGLYEPGEVIRMPIAHAEGNYYVEDPSKVRVVFQYSDEKGNVTEEANPNGSLLNIAGISNGKGNVLGIMPHPERASDRFLGSEDGLRLFRSMVEYARR, encoded by the coding sequence ATGGTCAAGTTTGCGGTCGTCGTTTTTCCGGGAACCAACTGCGACTTCGAGACGGAGATGGCTATACAGAAGGCCGGAGCGGAAGCTGAACGGGTGTGGTACAAGGCCTCGCTCAAGGACTTCGACGGCGTCGTCCTTCCCGGCGGCTTCAGCTACGCGGACTACCTGAGGGCGGGGGCAATAGCCGCCCGTCAGGAGATAATGGAGGAGGTGAGGGAGCTCGCCCGCGATGGGAAGCCGGTCCTTGGGATATGCAACGGCTTTCAGATCCTTACCGAGGCGGGCCTTTTACCGGGTGCTCTGAGACCGAACAAAACTCCACGCTTCATATGCAGGTGGGTGCACCTTCGCGTTGCCGACACCGAAACACCGTTCACAGGGCTCTACGAACCGGGAGAAGTTATTAGAATGCCCATAGCCCACGCGGAGGGCAACTACTACGTTGAAGACCCCTCGAAGGTTAGAGTCGTTTTCCAGTACAGCGACGAGAAGGGCAACGTAACAGAAGAGGCGAACCCAAACGGTTCGCTCTTGAACATAGCAGGAATAAGCAACGGGAAGGGCAACGTTCTCGGAATCATGCCCCATCCGGAGAGGGCGAGCGACCGCTTTCTGGGGAGTGAGGATGGACTGAGGCTCTTCAGGAGCATGGTGGAGTACGCGAGGAGGTGA
- the purS gene encoding phosphoribosylformylglycinamidine synthase subunit PurS: MKWKVKVIVRLKEGLNDPEGRVIGNALKNLGFSVENLRVPKYFEFELESERPEEEVEEMCRKLLANPLIHEWEYSVEPVS, translated from the coding sequence ATGAAGTGGAAGGTCAAGGTCATCGTAAGGCTCAAGGAAGGTCTCAACGATCCAGAGGGAAGGGTCATAGGAAACGCCCTGAAGAACCTCGGGTTCAGCGTGGAAAACCTGCGCGTTCCCAAGTACTTCGAGTTCGAGCTCGAGAGCGAAAGGCCGGAGGAAGAGGTCGAGGAGATGTGCAGGAAGCTCCTCGCTAATCCTCTCATCCACGAGTGGGAGTACAGCGTGGAACCGGTGAGCTGA
- a CDS encoding arsenate reductase ArsC: MDEKLILFVRVKNSARSQMAEAFFNHFNDDPRFKALSAGTEPAKEIDPLARKVMEEIGISLEDQYPKLYTEEMADNAYMVITIGCLDKCPYAPPEKTWDWGLDNPYGQLIEKYREVRDEIRGRVLKLIENLKVGKSREEIIGVKDMFAFG; this comes from the coding sequence ATGGATGAGAAGCTCATCCTCTTCGTCCGCGTGAAGAACTCAGCCCGGAGTCAGATGGCAGAAGCGTTCTTCAATCACTTCAACGACGACCCAAGGTTCAAAGCCCTGAGCGCCGGGACGGAGCCAGCGAAGGAGATAGACCCGCTCGCGAGGAAAGTCATGGAGGAGATTGGCATCTCCCTTGAGGACCAATACCCGAAGCTCTACACGGAAGAGATGGCGGATAATGCTTACATGGTCATCACGATAGGTTGTCTCGACAAGTGCCCCTACGCTCCCCCGGAAAAGACCTGGGACTGGGGACTCGACAACCCCTACGGCCAGCTGATAGAGAAGTACCGTGAAGTGAGGGACGAGATAAGGGGCCGTGTTCTGAAGCTCATTGAAAATCTAAAGGTCGGAAAGAGCAGGGAGGAGATAATAGGAGTTAAGGACATGTTTGCCTTTGGATAA